In the Helianthus annuus cultivar XRQ/B chromosome 11, HanXRQr2.0-SUNRISE, whole genome shotgun sequence genome, one interval contains:
- the LOC110914112 gene encoding kinesin-like protein KIN-5C, whose protein sequence is MLELDVIKPERFSVSVEHTVDISKYINEFFDMLMKESKELASHAVQVDGKQTNNIDEFKKAYEEHSKSDAQKLIAEVTSLVSNHICHQKEMVDARLATIRETTAGGKKVLEQHVSSVDRITSNAKRKWHDFYMQAENDAKENAVFAAAKHCCFESVLQKLLMLLNRL, encoded by the exons ATGTTAGAACTGGATGTGATTAAACCCGAG agATTTAGTGTCAGTGTTGAACATACAGTTGATATATCCAAGTACATTAACGAATTCTTCGATATGCTGATGAAAGAATCGAAAGAGCTAGCGAGTCACGCTGTTCAAGTTGAtgggaaacaaacaaacaacattgATGAATTTAAGAAGGCATACGAG GAACACTCAAAATCGGATGCACAAAAACTCATCGCTGAAGTTACAAGTTTGGTCTCGAACCATATTTGTCATCAAAAAGAGATG GTGGATGCTCGGCTCGCAACTATCAGAGAAACGACTGCAGGAGGCAAGAAGGTTTTGGAACAACACGTGTCATCTGTTGACAGAATCACATCGAATGCCAAAAGAAAATGGCACGATTTCTATATGCAAGCGGAAAACGATGCTAAAGAGAATGCAGTTTTTGCTGCTGCAAAACACTGTTGTTTCGAGTCGGTGTTACAAAAAC TGTTGATGCTACTGAATCGGCTCTAA